The following nucleotide sequence is from Phaenicophaeus curvirostris isolate KB17595 chromosome 12, BPBGC_Pcur_1.0, whole genome shotgun sequence.
gGCAAGTTTTAGCTCACATTCTCCACAAAGAACAAGAGCAATAACCCACAGTCACACCATTGCTGGAACTTCATCAGAGGAAACTCattttcagacaaaataaaGCACTGAGGTTGTTCTGGAACAGAGTAAAAAGCAATGGCAAAATTCCACTGCCCCCCGCACTGCAAAACAAACGAGCAGAAATAGACCTTAATTATAAATAAACACCCTCACAGCAGCCTTTTAAATCGCAAACCTTCATCACTGTGAGAGAGACAGCTGTTCTTGGTGAGACTGGGGTTGGGAATCCCTCTTTTAAAGCCACGACTTTCTTCTTATAAAAATGCTCATTCCAACATCAAGATTTCAGTGAGAAGAATTTTATGGATTATTATCCCTGAAAGAAACTCTTATGTTTCTGTACACAACAAAGCAGCCTCCACTCCTAATCTCAGCAAAAGGCAGATAATTTCAGTTTACCTCACTATTGTTTTTCAAAGTCAAGAGGAAATCTCCAAAGGAGAGCAGCACTAATCAGTAATCAGGACTGCAGGAATGTTGACAGAGCAAACAGCACATTCCCAGGACCAAGGCAAACTAACTTGCCCAGCCCTTAagtacagctttttctttttttcccctctggtaATGATCTGGGGAAAACGGCATCAATTGGTTGAGAGCTTTCTCCTTCTTAATAAGTTTGGATGAGTCCAACTATTCATAGGCTTCCAGGCTAGCTTAGACATAGTGTAGAACCCAGCCAGGCCATTCTTCAAATCAGTCTTTTTCTACACTATAATGCAGGAAGTTCTCCATTTATCATTAAGTATTCATTTGATACAATCTAAATTCAGAAGTCATGAAATATTCTAAGTAGCTTTTTTACACGGCTCTATGCGACATACACATTCTCACGCCAACAGCGCATGCCATTAAGACAACGTGCTGAACAGAGCtaaaagaaaccccaaattGGGGCATCcttcaaaatacttttcacAATTGGACTGCAACGTGCAGCGATGGTTTCACTGCCATCtgtcagcatttaaaaaatttaacatAGCAAGGAGACAACCATGTAAGCtttgatcttttaaaaaaaaaggtcacaAAGAACAGTTGTTCAATAAAACTTAGACTAGCATACAGAACTCCTACAGGCTGCAGCAattttgcagagagaaaaatccaTCCACCAGCACGGTCAAGCCCAAACCTTGCACCCATGAACCCAACAGATACTCAGCACGAGCACAGAGAACTACAGAAGAATTTAGGGATGTGTTTCATAGATGGGATGGGAAAAAGAGGGCTAAATAACACAGCTTGGctgagaaggagtcatccaattatgaactgtcggtctttagctaaaccaatcgtGCATGGACGCGCAGCAcgggaaggggtataaaaagtcttgtaaaatcaataaagatggtcttttggcccacaacttctacgtgTCATGGATTGCCCCGACCGCGACATCTGGCGACCCTCGATGTGATCGCGGCACTTGGACCATAGACGGTGGACTGGAGACCTGTGAGGACTTGGACAACGGATCTGCAGAGCCATGAGTACCCAGAGAAGCTGAGTGGTAGAGGAGGGGGGCTCTGGAGCTGCAAGCTGAGCGGCGAAGGAAGACAGTTTCCAACGCTGCCGGCTGACCGGTGGGGGAGAGTCTCCAGAGCTGTTTGCAGAAGAAAGCACCTGGACTGAGGTGAGCTGCTGGGAAATACGGGTACTTCCTTAAGTAAGGAGGAGACAACGATGGTTTCCATGTGGAAAAACGATCCAGCAAAAATGGGGTGTTAAGTTAGAAGAGTCGGACTTGCGAAAAACGCTCCTATGGAGTAAAGAACAGGGATATGAAGCAACTACTGTAACTTCCTTTAAAGTTACTATCTGGAAGGAGGCAGGCGATAAACCAgaccaaacctcccctggtggagcttgaggcccttccctttcatcctgtcccctgtcacctgggagaagagcccagctccctcctctccacaacctcctttcaggtagctggagagagcaatgaggtctcccctcagccccctcttctccaggctaaacacccccagctctctcagccgctgctcataaggcctgttctccagccccctcaccaacttcattgctcttctctggactcgctccagagcctcaacatccttcttgtggtgaggggcccagaactgaacacaggattcgaggagcggtctcaccagtgccgagcacagagggagaagaacctccctggacctgctggtcacgcagtttctgatccaagcccagatgccattggccttcttggccacctgggccactgctggctcacgttcagtcgctgtcaaccaacacccccaggtccctctcctccaggcagctttctagacagactcctcctagtctgtagctgcacagggttgttgtgcctcaagcgcaggacccggcatttggtcttgttataCGATTACTGAGAAGCAGCTTAACTCccctttagcttaaatcaaaaactACCCCCCTTTTTGTCACAGCGCCCCCTTCCTCTGTCAGAACGGGGCGCTCCCAGCACGACACCAACACCCCCCgggcaggggaaggggggagggaaaAACGGGGGTGGCCGTGTCTCCCCGGCTCCGCCCGCCGTGCAACCACAATCGCGTCCCCCGGCAGAGCGGGGAGCTCGGCTGGAAGGACCAGGAGGACCGAGGCCACAGCGCGATGCTGCCCCGGCGGCTGCCGCGGCCCCGCGGGCTCAGTAAGGGCCGGGCCCGAGCGCTGCGGGTGGGGGGAGATAAGGAGGGGCCGGGCGAGCCCATCTCACCCacggaggggggggggggagatgAGGAGGGGCCGGGGGAGTCCATCTCACCCGCGGAGGGGGGGGGAGATGAGGAGGGGCTGGGCGAAGCCATCTCACCTGGGGAGGGCTTTCATGCCATCATGAagtcttagaatggtttggatcacaagggaccttagagatcatccagttccaacccccccccgCCGTCCCACTAGGTGGGTTgtacggggccttgggcagcccgaCCTAGTGGGCTTTGGGGAGGGGTCCGGGCGACACCATCTCACCCGCGGGGGAGACTGTGGGTTGGGCCCAGTCTGCTCCCTCCCACTCGCGAGGAGCGCGGGCGCGcaccccccccccagtcccgcCGGCAGTGGGCCGTGCCGGTTTGCGCGggctttttcctctcccctcacGGCTCAGCGATGCCCGCGCCAGAGGCCGTCCTGCAGCCGTCCCCTAGCAAGAGGCAGAAGAGCTTCGGGCCCGGGGCACCTGATGAGCGGCTCCGCTTCGCCAAGCTGTCCGAGAACGCCTTCACCCCCTCCAGGGGTTCTGCTCGGGCCGCGGGCTACGATCTCTACAGGTGAGGGCTCCTCGGCCCGGGTCGGCGCGGCCCTGTGCGAGGCGGGTCCTGTCACTGAGCGATGTGATCAGTTTTGCTGAAGCTGGTTTGtctgtttaattatcttgtcctATAAATCTATCTCgtatcaagagataatatgcagacaatcttcagacatggataaataacCGGAAAGAATAAGCACTCTCTTACcgttgcaagaatttattgatatagaatcatcgaataaccaggttagaagggacccaccggatcatcgagtccaaccattcctatcaaacactaaaccatgtccttcagcatctcgtccacccgacccttaaacacctccagggaaggtgacttgaccacctccccgggcagcctgttccagtgcctaatgaccctttctgtgaaagtttttttcctaatgtccagcctaaacctcccctggcggagcttgaggccattcccttttgtcctgtcccctggcacgaggggaagagcccagctccctcctctccacaacctcctttcaggtagttggagagagcaatgaggtctcccctcagcctcctcttctccaggctaaacacccccagctctctcagccgctcctcataaggcctgttctccagccccttcaccagctttgttgctgttctctggactcgctccatttatatggttctttgtctaaaactagtatatatgcCTACTGCTTCTGTAAGATGCTATGccctttttagaagggcatccaattcagcgctgaattgtaaaataaaaatattattgcttttgcttcaaagactttgtccttttcaatattttaccagtgaatgagtgtttctcacagcGAGGCCCCACAAGATGCCCCCTAGAAGAGGAGGCAAAGAGGTTCTGAAATATCTGCAGCTAGGCTGTGGTTTGCATACTGCTTCTGAGATCAAATGCCATCACTACTTATATCTGAATTCCACTGTGACCTCtctaccttcttttttttttttgtgttacttAGCATAATCagcctgtttttcctcttccttcaccTATCTGACTTCCTTCCTGAAGCTTTGCTTAACTGCACTTGAcactttttctttgtattcCTTCTGTCATATCAGGTTTGGTGTTGTTGTTCACTATATGCCTGGGAAAAGTCCCCCTGAtaaaaaacagaatcacagaatcacagaataaccaggttggaagagacccaccggatcatcgagtccaaccattcccaacaaacactaaaccatatccctcagcacctcatccacccgtgccttaaacacctccagggaaggtgaatcaaccacctccctgggcagcctgttccagtgcccagtgaccctttctgtaaagaactttttcctaacgtctagcctaaacctcccctggcggagcttgaggccattccctcttgtcctgtcccctgtcacttgggagaagaggccagcaccctcctctctacaacgtcctttcaggtagttgtagagagcaatgaggtctcccctcagcctcctcttctccaggctaaacaaccccagctctctcagccgctcctcataaggcctgttctctttCAGTCTTTCCCAGTGTTTAAAAATCAGTTCTTCATCAAGGTCAAGATATGTTTGCCTTAAACAAGTAGAGCAGTGTCCTTGTGGTATCGTCACCCCTGCTTTTCATTAAGCTTCCTGTTGGGTAGTTTCAGAAAGTTCTTAAAATGTCTCTAGTTTGCACTTCCCAGCAGAATCATGCTATCAGTGAACTTCTGACCTGCTCAGAAAAGACAATATTGTTGTCTAAAGTTTAGCTTTATAGATTACCTTTTTTCATTTCAACTAGTTCATCTTCTGTAGAAAGCTAATCAGAAGAGTGTATTATCCTTAAAGTTTCTGCTTTGCACacaggctgcacaaccccatACAACCAGTGGTTAATGTAAAgtgaaatctgtattttttgtcTGTCTTAGGAGTTAAAAGCCGCTTTAAACTAGCAATCCTCAGACTATGCTGTTCAAGTGACATGACTGAAATCTTAACCTAGTACCATCGAAATGTGATAATCTGGTGGTTTAGAATCTGTTTTAGAGTTTTGCtaatctgtaaatatttttatatgaattCCACGGTATAAATTCCCAGTAAGAATGATGGACTAATTTTGTATCTTaagtgacagagaagaaaattttcaagaTATTCTATGTAaactaatgtttcttttttaatgtagtgCTTATGACTGTGTGATACCACCCATGGAAAAGGCTGTAGTCAAAACAGACATTCAAATTGCACTTCCTTCTGGATGCTATGGCCGAGTAGGTAAGTCAACAGGCTATAAAAAGGCTGCAGAGTCATTGCAGAACAGGTCTGACACCATCTTCATGTTTAGATTCTGCCTAAAGCTTTGAGAAGTATTGTCACATAGTTGCATGATTTATTAAGCTTCATAATAGATGTTTCTTATCAAATACACTTGAGGTTTGGTGTATATCAAGTGACAAAAAATGATTAGCAAAAATTTTCATAATCTTATATGCACTTTTATGGGTTATTTAATAGTACATTATTTCTCTGGAGTTTGAGAACTCGAATCACAAAGACCAATAGGTAATGGGCATACAGAAAATACACCCCTGGGTGCTTAAAAATTAACCCTAAGGTGAGAGTATTTGTGTTGTAGAATCTGACCGTGTTTTGTGGTAGAACCTGTGCGAgatattttgttaatttttgcGCATTCTTTTTCTGAACTGCATATaaattcttaaagaaaaaaaacaatagcCACTCCAATGGAAGAGCATGATCAGAGCTCATCTAGAAGAATGTGTGTGCATTTCTCTTTTGCCAGACAAAGAACATTTTGAAGAGAGAAATATTATAGCATTTCAAAGTAGGCTAcaataagtttaaaaaaaaaaaaccaaacaactgcaCGTAAGTTAATTTATCTCTGTATAATATTTCTTAGTAAATTGATTGCCAAATACTGCTTTTCTATCCTAACTTGAACAGATTGACCTAATAATCTTGAATTACTCCAGATCACCGGTAGCTACCAAAAGTATACCTAGATTAGATATTTGTCGtctgctccagctgcctttCTTAGAGAAACCTACTCTGTAATTGGTGGTCTAAAAGATATGCTTATATCATTTAAAGATTGCAATTTCATTGTAGCCTGTAGCAGCTGTTACTTTGTTTAGTATATGTTAACATACACAATAGTTCCTGTAAAGTCATGTTTAATTAGAAAGAATGTGGAAACCATTCTTGCTGCCATGACTGTGCAAACACTGACAAATATTgtgtaagatttttaaaagaagtacaTCATTATACttacaaaaaaattcttgttttcTAGCACCGCGTTCTGGTTTAGCTGCAAAGCACTTCATAGACGTTGGTGGtaagatttttattctttttactaAGACCTTATAAATCTTGATTGCAGAATTGCTTCAACTTCAAATTATAATACATGTAAATTAATAATGCTAGCTGCATTGGCAGTCTGGCAAAAGGAGATAACTGGGTAATACCTCTGAGAACCAGTGcatcataattattttaaaacccgctaaattataaaaattactgattttttctttaaataaccACTTTGTACTTTTGTAGGCAACGCCTGAtacaaaagggttttttttatttaggctTTAAAGCTGACAACTTGTGCTCCTCTTTCTCCATTTTGACTAAACACTTGTGGTTTTTTCAGTCTAGTATAGGCTCTGAATTCCCTACCCCGCCATGACTGTTGTATACGTGGTCTACTACAGTGTAGTCCTTTAAAGTGACACCTCTAAaaaattttttgttctttatatgaaaaaatacaaacacaagAAGACAATTTACTGGAAGCGCTCAGCAGGGTGACCTAGGATCAGATTTTAAAGCTGACAATTGACAAATTGTGAGTAACATCTATTACTAACAGCTAGTGGCATACTTcttattaaaaagcaaaacaaacccaaagtaATTGTTACACAAATTTAACTTGTCCTGCAGAAGTACTTTTGTCACAGTAAGAGTATTAtctatttaaggaaaaataaattgccaGAACTCCTAAGGGTCATGCAGAAAAATTGGGATTGTGCAAGAATATGTTCAGAATTCACATCTGCGAGGTGTGGATGCTTTCCCAGCAACTGACACGCCAAACTTCTGACAGTAAGACAGAATGTCAGACTGCCGATTCCAATGCATGTTGTTTTCCAAAAATGTCTTTGATTATTTCCACCCAATACACATAATTTATAAAACTGCTTTAGTGCTCAGCAACACATATAATTATTGCAACTTGCTGTTCCAGAACAACAGAATGCTAAGGTTGTTAACATGTTTTGTCAGCACACATGGTTACATAGAGTGAGTTTGTGACCCTatacagaaggaaaactgtTCAGGTCTTCCCAGATCATATTTTCCTGGATCCTCCAAGGATCCTGTATTCTTTGCTATAAATATTAGAGTTCGAACTCAGAATCCACACACTGGTTAGACTGAGTAAGGCTGTATCAGTGGAGGTGTGAtacatttaaagagaaaattattggTAGTACTTTGTATGCAGGAGCCTGGAGATGTCTCAGAATGACATGTAATTTTAGTATTTGAATTATTTCTACAAGTAGACTTCAAAACACATGCTTTGGTCCGCAAGGAAGCCTGAACTCCAGTTTTTCTACTGGAGAtgtgctttctgtttctgaaaaccCCCAAAGGAGGAGAATATGGTTATTTTAATGTGTATTGGTAGATAGTGTTCTGAACTATTTGGTTAATGAAGTAATGTAAAATTTAAGATCAGACTTGTTTTATGGTATTTATAATTGAATGTAGCTGAATGACAATGAGTTCCTTAAAGATTTACTTCTGTTACCCTGCTCAACATACAGGATTTGGATCTGTGCAAATCCATAGCTttcaaattaagttaagttaaagttAAGAACAGATTTCTGCTTAACACTCAAAAGAGCTGAAGTTAGCAGAACATACGGAGGCTGAGTTTAGTCCAGCTGTCTTGATTTCAGCAAAAGCATTACAACTAAAATTAGTGGTACAGTGGCAAAACACTTGTTGATATGCAATagtggttttcatttctttttgcaagACTGATgagcatttttatatatttcagtattttcttatgTATTGTTTAATTGTGCATGAGTGGTATAAAGGATGTCAAAATGAGATGCTGCAATCATCTACTAATTTAAATCTTATCTAATCTATTTCTCTAATCTGGCAACAGTTATTAACTGAATATCCCTCTTAACTCTTTCTTATGACAGCTGGTGTAATTGATGAAGATTATAGGGGAAATGTTGGTGTGGTACTCTTCAACTTTGGCAAGGAAGCTTTTCAAGGTAAGTGTTAGGCTTCACAGAGGCTGTTTTCAGCCACCTCACTGGAAATGGAAacctaatttttctttaaaagtctgTGAAGAGTTAAAATtagtagaaaacatttttctacttAAAATTAACTAAAACATGGAAACTTAATCTCCATCTCTGCATTTATACATATTTATCTCAGTATTTAAACATAAAGACACTTAGGATGCCACAGCAGGAATGAGAGGAGATGACTTGAGCAGGTACTGCTGCTCAAACGTCATGTTAAAAGGACCAAGCACAAGTTCAccttcttctgtgtttttctgggaCTAGTAATATCTGCTTAACTAAGTTTCAACTAAGTGTTTACACTTCAGTACATTCTGATACTCTCGAAAGGGGACTTTCTAAACTTCGTATTGATTGTTCACTTTTTTGAAGGAACTAATATTTTAATCCATTGCAGTTAAAAAAGGGGACAGGATTGCCCAGCTCATCTGTGAACGCATTTTCTATCCGGAGCTGGAAGAAGTTCAAGTaagttgcagaaagaaaatatttctgctatttTTGATAATTAATAGTTTAAGATAAGTGTATATTAAGCCCAAGTTTATGGTACAGATAAATACTTAGCTACTTAAAAGCTTTAAAGTTACATCAAGTGTTTAATCTGCATTGCTACCTGAATAAAAACCTTGATGCTTTACATGCATTTACATGGGATTTTTTGTGTGGTTTCCAGAGTTAACAGGTACTTGAGAAACACTTCAGTATATACTAGAAACAGTTGTGTCACAGTGTGGGGTATGTTTAAACTTGAACAAAAGAGTATTCTAAAAAGTCTCAAAAAAATTTTGTTTAGTTTCTCAATTACAGCTATTGTTACGAGTAAGCGTACCTTCCTCTGTGACAGACAATACCTGTTGTatagaaacaaaagcaatttaAGACACTAAAccaatttattatttatgtctTTCAGGCTCTAGATGATACAGAACGTGGTGAAGGTGGCTTTGGTTCTACtggaaagaactgaaaattatttgaatacgatttctgtattttttgttgtGCTACTTAAATTTTCATTAGAAGTAGGATTTTTGAGAATGTAAAAAGTTTTATTCAGACTTCTCTCCATCTGTTCTGTCTAGTTCTACAGACAGTGAATTCATCCACATTATGGGGAAGATGTTCACGACTGACCTGATTGATTAGTTGATGgagtatttcttatttttacacGTTCAGTCCTCACTAGCAAGAACTTCATTGTTTATGTACTAATTATGCcctaataaattaaaagaaaaataatgtagtGATTTGATATTATCTTACTCACCTGAACCAAAATGGTCGATTGTTCCCTCGAAAGTTAGTGTTAATCCTCTGAAAGCTGTCTCACCTGTAGCTCAGTATTTCATGGCAAGAGCCTGTTTCACACAGAGTTGGTGATAATGCAGGTATTGATAGGACTTCTGCCTCTGACCCCTAGATCAGAATAAGACAAAGACATTTCATATTGCATCTTCTGTAACCTGTCAAAATACTTGTGCTTCTGTTGAAAGCTCAAGTTCTGTCTTTGATCCCAAGCTGATCCTCATACAGCCGATTTCTCAGTCCTATTTAAAGAGTAGGCAATACAGTGTTTAAACTAAATAACACAGCTTATCTGGAAATAGCTTCTATGTAGTAAATAAATGCCATGAAATATGTTGTTGAAATATTTGTTGACAGATTTGTTAAGAAACTGTATGGAAGAAAAATTCTGACTTACTAAAATAGTGCAAAAAGtgctttttccagttctgttttGACCAGTTAAAGTAGAACTCCTGGAATCTGTCTCAAATTGTAATGCTTCTTTAAGTGTGGGAATCTTAAATGACTCAAGCTTTCAGGTGAAAGAACATGCTCACAAGAGAAAGGACAAAAAGGAATTTTGCCACTTCACAGAAAAGATTTAGAAAAGGCTGTGAGGCTCtaagatgttttttttctccgcATCTGTCTGTAttctctgttttggttttcttagcTGAAAGGTCACAGGTCTGAAATACTGTGATTAAGTAGTGTCTCAGCAGTGGAAAGCTAGGCCCTCAGGTAGACTAAAACGTTTGCACCATTCTTCTCTTTGGCAATCTCAGATCATAATAAACCTTGTCTATGACTAACCATTGCCAGGGAAGCAGGCCCATAATGTTGCACAGTTTATATATTTTACCTTCCCCAAGGAGCTGGGAAAAGTGTAATATGACAGCAGTCAGATGACTTCATTCACAGGATAGTCGTTACACTGACTTGGCAGTGCTGAAACAATAGGTATATTCAtccccaaaggaaaaaaaaaaactaaaagccACTGCAGGGGATGCACCAGCACGAGTCCTTTTAAAAAGATACTACAGCGTGACCTCACTTGGAATAGCAACCTACAAGATAAAAGTTTTGTTGATACTTATCATTTGTTGTACCTGTTGGAAACTGATGTACTGGAGAAGCATGAATTGACAGGACCATGCCAGCTGCAAGCTGCAAGCTGGCATCATCTTAGATCTAAGTGTCGCTACCAAAAAGAGCTCACTCAGTTTGAAAATTGCTATAGTCGAGGTCCTTCTCACTGTTTCTCCATACTTGCCTAGAGAAGCATCTAACGAGTTTAAAATTACTGCGAGGCTCTTCCCTGTAGGAccttataaagtctgtcttgcCTGAAACAAGGGAAGTGCTTTCAAGTTCACCTCTGCACTTAACTCTCCCTGTGCATCAAACCATTGCACTAGGGTAACAAATTCTGATGTGGTTTTGCTTCAATGTGAGCAGCAGATCTA
It contains:
- the DUT gene encoding deoxyuridine 5'-triphosphate nucleotidohydrolase, mitochondrial isoform X1; its protein translation is MLPRRLPRPRGLTMPAPEAVLQPSPSKRQKSFGPGAPDERLRFAKLSENAFTPSRGSARAAGYDLYSAYDCVIPPMEKAVVKTDIQIALPSGCYGRVAPRSGLAAKHFIDVGAGVIDEDYRGNVGVVLFNFGKEAFQVKKGDRIAQLICERIFYPELEEVQALDDTERGEGGFGSTGKN
- the DUT gene encoding deoxyuridine 5'-triphosphate nucleotidohydrolase, mitochondrial isoform X2, with product MLPRRLPRPRGLKAVLQPSPSKRQKSFGPGAPDERLRFAKLSENAFTPSRGSARAAGYDLYSAYDCVIPPMEKAVVKTDIQIALPSGCYGRVAPRSGLAAKHFIDVGAGVIDEDYRGNVGVVLFNFGKEAFQVKKGDRIAQLICERIFYPELEEVQALDDTERGEGGFGSTGKN